The following coding sequences lie in one Acropora palmata chromosome 3, jaAcrPala1.3, whole genome shotgun sequence genomic window:
- the LOC141876602 gene encoding uncharacterized protein LOC141876602 isoform X1, whose protein sequence is MSVGEASDADFLHPFDDDDVFETYGPLDVEAFIDSHFSYALTGQEEQHSSDPSGIQDVRKGETELQIEGACRSKTSTLHSLESFVGQTQVKLDGTNPILWRSELLCPDCRQILEDEMMHSQTTKCETREEVDPRRAVVSELQLSEISHDVGTCWHELGPGLKINASKIHNLDEEYKTNRDKANALLRMWKEEKGANALVRSLAYHLKEIGRTSIAEKLLGVSDGQCHTCSSSQCDPTICLTVKCSLKNEVMLCEDDTGNRYLLRPVKRDDGKWDPNEIQKNKAVLQTVAAVVQEVEKTPEQRREDSLKRINSEVQELRQQLKKMKFDMDSTDNCMVSSTNGKNIPKNKECKNDSLVHEAKVPQQDEVHLLQSCEEQQSLCQGIFDALIKLSGEVGQLKGDNFVCISKLWNFIKEIKDQEKLFSSKIESLNSLKDNLSEDQSDELEKLAKWYKTYQKQVDGLEKFLSSLLLQRQSAKNQKLLKHRSEPPGERLLLGLSRVRSKTDSSKHSSKSQSLSELQNISRPIISGPLCPQQMCIMDTDKKPEKGKCKSRK, encoded by the exons ATGTCTGTAGGCGAAGCAAGCGATGCAGATTTCCTTCATCcatttgatgatgatgatgttttCGAAACATATGGTCCGCTTGATGTGGAAGCGTTTATCGACTCACACTTCAGCTACGCCTTAACTGGACAAGAAGAGCAGCACAGTTCTGATCCTAGTGGAATACAAGATGTAAGGAAGGGTGAAACGGAGTTACAGATCGAAGGTGCTTGCCGCTCGAAGACTTCCACGTTGCATTCGTTGGAATCTTTCGTTGGCCAAACTCAAGTGAAGTTGGACGGGACAAATCCAATTTTATGGAGAAGCGAGCTCTTATGTCCCGACTGTCGCCAAATCTTGGAGGATGAAATGATGCACTCTCAAACGACAAAATGCGAGACAAGAG AGGAAGTAGACCCAAGAAGAGCAGTGGTCTCTGAACTACAACTTTCAGAGATCAGTCATGATGTTGGAACTTGTTGGCATGAGCTTGGACCAGGGCTTAAGATTAATGCCTCCAAAATCCACAATCTTGATGAGGAATACAAAACTAATCGTGACAAAGCCAATGCTCTCTTAAGAATGTGGAAGGAAGAAAAGGGGGCTAATGCCCTGGTCAGAAGTCTTGCATATCATTTAAAGGAAATTGGTAGAACAAGCATTGCTGAGAAGCTCTTAG GAGTAAGTGATGGCCAGTGCCATACATGTTCTTCCAGCCAGTGTGATCCTACTATTTGTTTGACAGTGAAATGCAGCTTGAAAAATGAG GTCATGCTATGTGAAGATGACACCGGAAACAGATATTTGTTGAGACCAGTTAAGAGAGATGACGGGAAATGGGACCCCAATGAG ATTCAGAAAAACAAGGCAGTGTTGCAGACTGTTGCTGCAGTTGTTCAGGAGGTGGAAAAAACCCCTGAACAAAGAAGAGAAGACAGCTTAAAGCGCATCAATTCAGAAGTGCAAGAACTGCggcaacaactgaaaaaaatgaagtttgACATGGACAGCACTGACAATTGTATGGTGTCTTCTACTAATGGGAAAAATATACCAAAGAATAAAGAATGTAAGAATGATTCATTAGTTCATGAGGCAAAGGTTCCACAACAGGATGAGGTTCATTTGCTGCAGTCATGTGAAGAGCAACAGTCATTATGTCAAGGAATATTTGATGCTCTGATCAAGCTCAGTGGTGAAGTTGGCCAGCTGAAAGGTGACAACTTCGTGTGTATTTCAAAACTCTGGAACTTTATAAAGGAAATAAAGGACCaagaaaaactgttttcttcaaaaattgaGTCATTGAATAGTTTGAAAGACAATTTAAGTGAGGATCAAAGTGATGAGTTGGAGAAATTAGCCAAATGGTACAAAACGTATCAGAAACAGGTTGATGGATtggaaaaatttctttcaagtttgcTTTTGCAACGACAAAGTGCAAAAAACCAG AAATTGTTGAAGCACAGGTCTGAGCCACCTGGTGAAAGGCTATTGTTAGGACTCTCTCGAGTG agGTCAAAAACAGACTCTTCAAAACATTCAAGCAAGTCACAAAGTCTTAGTGAACTTCAGAATATTAGTAGGCCCATCATTTCTGGACCTCTTTGTCCTCAGCAAATGTGCATAATGGACACAGACAAGAAACCAGAGAAAGGAAAG TGTAAAAGTAGAAAGTGA
- the LOC141876602 gene encoding uncharacterized protein LOC141876602 isoform X2 — protein MSVGEASDADFLHPFDDDDVFETYGPLDVEAFIDSHFSYALTGQEEQHSSDPSGIQDVRKGETELQIEGACRSKTSTLHSLESFVGQTQVKLDGTNPILWRSELLCPDCRQILEDEMMHSQTTKCETREEVDPRRAVVSELQLSEISHDVGTCWHELGPGLKINASKIHNLDEEYKTNRDKANALLRMWKEEKGANALVRSLAYHLKEIGRTSIAEKLLGVSDGQCHTCSSSQCDPTICLTVKCSLKNEVMLCEDDTGNRYLLRPVKRDDGKWDPNEIQKNKAVLQTVAAVVQEVEKTPEQRREDSLKRINSEVQELRQQLKKMKFDMDSTDNCMVSSTNGKNIPKNKECKNDSLVHEAKVPQQDEVHLLQSCEEQQSLCQGIFDALIKKLLKHRSEPPGERLLLGLSRVRSKTDSSKHSSKSQSLSELQNISRPIISGPLCPQQMCIMDTDKKPEKGKCKSRK, from the exons ATGTCTGTAGGCGAAGCAAGCGATGCAGATTTCCTTCATCcatttgatgatgatgatgttttCGAAACATATGGTCCGCTTGATGTGGAAGCGTTTATCGACTCACACTTCAGCTACGCCTTAACTGGACAAGAAGAGCAGCACAGTTCTGATCCTAGTGGAATACAAGATGTAAGGAAGGGTGAAACGGAGTTACAGATCGAAGGTGCTTGCCGCTCGAAGACTTCCACGTTGCATTCGTTGGAATCTTTCGTTGGCCAAACTCAAGTGAAGTTGGACGGGACAAATCCAATTTTATGGAGAAGCGAGCTCTTATGTCCCGACTGTCGCCAAATCTTGGAGGATGAAATGATGCACTCTCAAACGACAAAATGCGAGACAAGAG AGGAAGTAGACCCAAGAAGAGCAGTGGTCTCTGAACTACAACTTTCAGAGATCAGTCATGATGTTGGAACTTGTTGGCATGAGCTTGGACCAGGGCTTAAGATTAATGCCTCCAAAATCCACAATCTTGATGAGGAATACAAAACTAATCGTGACAAAGCCAATGCTCTCTTAAGAATGTGGAAGGAAGAAAAGGGGGCTAATGCCCTGGTCAGAAGTCTTGCATATCATTTAAAGGAAATTGGTAGAACAAGCATTGCTGAGAAGCTCTTAG GAGTAAGTGATGGCCAGTGCCATACATGTTCTTCCAGCCAGTGTGATCCTACTATTTGTTTGACAGTGAAATGCAGCTTGAAAAATGAG GTCATGCTATGTGAAGATGACACCGGAAACAGATATTTGTTGAGACCAGTTAAGAGAGATGACGGGAAATGGGACCCCAATGAG ATTCAGAAAAACAAGGCAGTGTTGCAGACTGTTGCTGCAGTTGTTCAGGAGGTGGAAAAAACCCCTGAACAAAGAAGAGAAGACAGCTTAAAGCGCATCAATTCAGAAGTGCAAGAACTGCggcaacaactgaaaaaaatgaagtttgACATGGACAGCACTGACAATTGTATGGTGTCTTCTACTAATGGGAAAAATATACCAAAGAATAAAGAATGTAAGAATGATTCATTAGTTCATGAGGCAAAGGTTCCACAACAGGATGAGGTTCATTTGCTGCAGTCATGTGAAGAGCAACAGTCATTATGTCAAGGAATATTTGATGCTCTGATCA AGAAATTGTTGAAGCACAGGTCTGAGCCACCTGGTGAAAGGCTATTGTTAGGACTCTCTCGAGTG agGTCAAAAACAGACTCTTCAAAACATTCAAGCAAGTCACAAAGTCTTAGTGAACTTCAGAATATTAGTAGGCCCATCATTTCTGGACCTCTTTGTCCTCAGCAAATGTGCATAATGGACACAGACAAGAAACCAGAGAAAGGAAAG TGTAAAAGTAGAAAGTGA